A single genomic interval of Candidatus Bipolaricaulis anaerobius harbors:
- a CDS encoding branched-chain amino acid ABC transporter permease: protein MVADILVNGLVHSGVYAMLSLGFGLVFGVGRVLNLAHTAFYMIAAYGIFYLVQVGLAMPVATALTAVGVMAVGLAIYKVFIEPVREVEATVLITTLATAILLQEVAMAVFGSELRHVPPAFPGYTLIAGVRVGNQEMATLVLAGVCLAGVWLLLSHTRLGLAIRAAAQDREVANLMGINVNRVTAIVMALGFLLAALAGAAIAPLSPVEPQMWMHPLVIVLAAVVLGGLGSLKGSLIGAVILAFAEVVVVFLVPGGSYLRTAVALLIMVCVFLVRPEGLFGASIAEER from the coding sequence ATGGTCGCCGACATCCTCGTCAACGGTCTCGTCCACAGCGGCGTTTACGCCATGCTCTCCCTTGGGTTCGGGCTCGTGTTCGGGGTCGGGCGCGTGCTCAACCTCGCCCACACTGCGTTCTACATGATCGCAGCGTACGGGATCTTCTACCTCGTCCAGGTCGGGCTAGCGATGCCCGTAGCGACAGCCCTCACTGCGGTGGGGGTCATGGCGGTTGGCCTTGCGATCTACAAGGTGTTCATCGAACCCGTACGCGAGGTGGAGGCGACGGTGCTCATCACCACCCTCGCGACAGCGATCCTCCTCCAGGAGGTAGCGATGGCGGTCTTCGGGAGCGAGCTGCGGCATGTGCCTCCCGCGTTCCCCGGCTACACCCTCATCGCCGGGGTGCGGGTGGGGAACCAGGAGATGGCGACCCTCGTTCTAGCTGGGGTGTGCCTCGCCGGGGTGTGGCTCCTCCTCTCCCACACGCGGCTCGGGCTGGCGATCCGCGCCGCGGCCCAGGATCGCGAGGTGGCGAACCTGATGGGGATCAACGTGAACCGGGTGACAGCCATCGTGATGGCGCTGGGGTTCCTCCTCGCCGCGCTCGCCGGGGCGGCGATCGCGCCCCTGTCCCCGGTCGAACCCCAGATGTGGATGCACCCCTTGGTGATCGTGCTCGCCGCGGTCGTCTTGGGTGGGCTGGGGAGCCTGAAGGGAAGCCTGATCGGAGCCGTGATCCTTGCGTTCGCGGAGGTGGTGGTGGTGTTCCTCGTCCCCGGCGGCTCGTACCTGCGGACGGCGGTCGCTCTCCTGATCATGGTCTGCGTGTTCCTCGTCCGGCCCGAGGGCCTGTTCGGGGCAAGCATCGCCGAGGAACGGTAG
- a CDS encoding ABC transporter substrate-binding protein, with protein MRSLICYLLVALSVVGMGASGQVIRIGVVGPMTYIQGAHHWQGATLAAEEINAAGGITVGGTTYTLELVRVDSNEMQPGPDAVSAVERAITASKVDFLVGGFRTEAMLAMTEVAADYKKIFMIAGASDDALLAGRVDKDYNRYKYLFRVTPVPSTSLARVAFILLGEVMEEFRRELGIAEPKVAIVAEQAAWANSIVTFVQLMANTPLALGGLGGKHVGTWRPSALATSVAAELTAVERSGAHIVFTVFSGPVGVVFGRDWGRLQIPVAAVGINVEAQAQSWLDATGGFGAYAATVGIYADGVAVTEKTLPFVDAFRARFGELPIYTAGTYDAIYVLADAIQRAGSLETDAVIQALESTDYVATIGRLVFDEVHDVTWGPGYTTAIGVQWQDGAPKAFWPQEWRPDPVTAPDLVISAPGTVPYLIPPWVEAHWRASGS; from the coding sequence GGCAGGTCATCCGCATCGGCGTGGTGGGGCCGATGACGTACATCCAGGGCGCCCACCATTGGCAGGGGGCCACGCTCGCAGCCGAGGAGATCAACGCCGCCGGTGGGATCACCGTGGGCGGGACGACGTACACCCTCGAGCTCGTGCGCGTGGACTCGAACGAGATGCAACCGGGGCCCGACGCGGTGAGCGCCGTAGAACGGGCGATCACCGCATCGAAGGTGGACTTCCTCGTTGGCGGGTTCCGCACGGAGGCGATGCTCGCCATGACCGAGGTCGCGGCCGACTACAAGAAGATCTTCATGATCGCCGGGGCATCGGACGATGCCCTGCTTGCGGGTCGGGTGGATAAGGACTACAACCGCTACAAGTACCTGTTTCGGGTCACGCCGGTGCCCTCCACCTCCCTCGCCCGCGTCGCGTTCATCCTCCTCGGCGAGGTGATGGAGGAGTTCCGGCGCGAGCTGGGGATCGCGGAGCCGAAGGTGGCCATCGTCGCTGAGCAGGCTGCGTGGGCGAACTCGATCGTCACCTTCGTCCAACTGATGGCGAACACCCCCCTCGCCCTCGGCGGGCTGGGTGGGAAGCACGTCGGCACGTGGCGACCGTCCGCGCTCGCGACGAGCGTCGCCGCGGAGCTGACGGCGGTGGAGCGGTCCGGCGCCCACATCGTGTTCACCGTGTTTTCCGGCCCGGTGGGGGTCGTATTCGGCCGCGATTGGGGGCGCCTCCAGATTCCCGTTGCCGCGGTGGGGATCAACGTTGAGGCCCAAGCCCAGAGCTGGCTCGATGCCACCGGGGGGTTCGGGGCCTATGCCGCTACGGTGGGGATCTACGCCGATGGGGTGGCGGTCACAGAGAAGACACTCCCGTTCGTGGACGCGTTCCGGGCGAGGTTCGGCGAGCTCCCGATCTATACTGCGGGGACCTACGATGCGATCTATGTTCTGGCCGACGCGATCCAGAGGGCGGGCTCGCTTGAGACCGATGCCGTGATCCAGGCCCTCGAGTCCACCGACTACGTCGCGACGATCGGGCGCCTCGTGTTCGACGAGGTGCACGATGTGACGTGGGGGCCTGGCTACACCACGGCGATCGGGGTGCAGTGGCAGGACGGGGCGCCGAAGGCGTTCTGGCCACAGGAATGGCGGCCGGATCCCGTGACCGCGCCGGACCTCGTGATCAGCGCTCCGGGGACGGTCCCCTACCTGATCCCGCCGTGGGTGGAGGCCCACTGGCGGGCGAGCGGGAGCTAG